The following are encoded in a window of Roseivirga misakiensis genomic DNA:
- a CDS encoding DUF2061 domain-containing protein produces MLLDTVINRKVEANASGADSNLRSLLKTISWRILGTLDTIIISYFVTGEVAMALSIGSVEVVSKMILYYLHERAWANVKSNK; encoded by the coding sequence ATGCTACTGGATACTGTCATAAATAGAAAGGTTGAAGCCAATGCATCTGGTGCCGATAGCAACTTAAGAAGCTTGCTAAAAACAATCAGTTGGCGGATTTTAGGGACACTTGATACCATAATCATTTCCTACTTCGTAACAGGTGAAGTGGCCATGGCCCTGTCAATCGGTTCAGTAGAAGTAGTGTCAAAAATGATTCTTTATTACCTGCATGAGCGGGCTTGGGCTAACGTCAAATCGAATAAATAA
- the cysD gene encoding sulfate adenylyltransferase subunit CysD: MSINNGQFPRELEDEAIYIFREVVSQFERPVLLFSGGKDSITLVRLAQKAFHPGKIPFPLLHVDTGHNFPETIAFRDALVQELGLELIVHYVQDAIDQKIVSEETGKYASRNALQTVTLLSAIEAHKFDACIGGARRDEEKARAKERIFSVRDDFGQWDAKRQRPELFDMLNGRINVGENVRVFPISNWTEIDVWNYIKEEELAIPSIYYAHDREIFERDGMIWPDSQFINKTSDEQVLTKKVRFRTVGDMTCTAAVESEADHIDDVIKEILSATISERGARMDDRRSEAAMEKRKNDGYF, encoded by the coding sequence ATGAGTATCAATAATGGACAGTTCCCTCGAGAACTTGAAGACGAGGCCATTTATATTTTTAGGGAAGTTGTTTCCCAGTTCGAACGACCTGTACTCCTTTTTTCAGGAGGCAAGGACTCTATTACCTTGGTTAGACTTGCCCAAAAGGCTTTTCACCCAGGCAAAATACCCTTTCCGCTCCTACACGTCGATACTGGGCATAACTTTCCAGAGACCATCGCTTTTCGAGACGCCCTTGTTCAAGAGTTAGGTCTTGAGTTGATTGTACACTATGTACAAGATGCTATTGACCAGAAAATAGTTAGCGAGGAGACAGGCAAATATGCCAGTAGAAATGCCCTACAGACCGTCACTTTATTATCGGCTATCGAAGCGCATAAATTCGATGCTTGTATCGGAGGTGCTCGACGCGACGAGGAAAAGGCAAGAGCAAAAGAAAGGATATTCTCGGTCCGAGACGATTTTGGTCAGTGGGATGCGAAACGCCAACGGCCCGAACTGTTTGACATGCTAAATGGGCGGATTAATGTCGGCGAAAATGTGCGGGTTTTTCCGATTTCTAACTGGACAGAAATTGACGTTTGGAATTATATCAAAGAAGAGGAGTTGGCCATTCCTTCGATTTATTATGCTCATGATCGAGAAATCTTTGAAAGAGATGGCATGATTTGGCCTGACTCACAATTCATCAATAAGACTTCCGATGAACAGGTGCTAACAAAGAAAGTGAGGTTTAGAACGGTTGGCGATATGACCTGTACAGCGGCAGTTGAATCTGAGGCGGATCATATTGACGATGTAATCAAGGAAATTTTAAGTGCAACAATTTCGGAAAGGGGTGCCCGAATGGACGATCGCCGATCTGAAGCTGCAATGGAAAAAAGAAAGAACGATGGCTATTTCTAG
- a CDS encoding ATP-dependent helicase, translated as MDYLASLNEPQYEGVVNTEGPAMIIAGAGSGKTRVLTYRIAYLIKEKGVDPFSILALTFTNKAAKEMRERIATVVGSNARNLWMGTFHSVFARILRAEADRLGYPSNFTIYDADDSKSLIKTIVKEFGLDDKVYKPNVVFSRISSAKNRLVSWQEYVNNPIYAADDETAQKPEMGRIYKTYAQRCFKANAMDFDDLLFQTNVLFRDHVDILNKYQHRFKYVLVDEFQDTNVSQYLITKKLSAVSQNIAVVGDDAQSIYAFRGANIENILNFEKDFPDLKVIKLEQNYRSTQNIVNAANSVIARNKGQIKKKVWTTNNDGNRIDLIKSISDNEEGRFVASAIFEQKSQNNYKNEDFAILYRTNSQSRAIEESLRKSGIHYKIYGGLSFYQRKEIKDLMAYLRFAMNTADEQSFRRIINLPKRGIGPTSVEKIVVAAFEHDIPLWEVLNNVNAFLPGRAANAVNDFVTLIKSFQIYVQSKDAYETASHIAKNSGLLKELYDDKTVEGLNRYENVQELLNAIKEFVETPEVEDKSLGAFLQDVALLTDQDNEDPDNKDFVSLMTIHSSKGLEFKNVFIVGLEEDLFPSQMMMSSRDDLEEERRLFYVAITRAKENLYFSYALSRYRYGRLINCEPSRFIEEVDPSFIFVNTRYGSREPKLGRNDGPPGFNANFARNLMANKKSAPKKPLQYHKPSADFRPSDTSGLQEGMKVEHPKFGFGKVSKMDTSGANKKAKVIFEDFGEKTLLLTFAKLRIVE; from the coding sequence ATGGATTACTTAGCATCACTCAACGAGCCCCAATACGAAGGTGTAGTCAACACCGAAGGACCTGCAATGATTATTGCCGGTGCTGGGTCTGGTAAAACGCGTGTGCTGACTTATCGCATCGCTTATTTGATCAAGGAAAAAGGTGTCGATCCATTTAGCATTCTAGCGCTGACCTTTACCAATAAGGCGGCAAAAGAAATGCGTGAGAGAATTGCCACCGTTGTAGGAAGTAATGCTCGTAATTTATGGATGGGCACTTTTCACTCTGTTTTTGCTAGAATTCTTCGAGCAGAAGCTGACAGATTGGGTTACCCCAGCAATTTTACAATTTACGATGCCGACGACTCGAAGTCTTTGATCAAGACTATTGTAAAAGAGTTCGGTCTAGATGATAAGGTTTACAAACCGAATGTAGTTTTTAGCCGTATTTCAAGCGCTAAAAACAGGTTAGTTTCATGGCAAGAATATGTAAACAATCCAATCTACGCTGCAGATGACGAAACGGCGCAGAAACCAGAAATGGGGCGTATTTATAAGACTTATGCCCAAAGGTGCTTCAAAGCTAATGCCATGGACTTTGATGACCTGCTCTTCCAAACAAACGTCTTATTCAGAGATCATGTAGATATCTTGAACAAATACCAACATCGGTTTAAATATGTATTGGTAGACGAGTTTCAGGACACCAACGTTTCTCAATACTTAATCACTAAAAAGCTTTCAGCGGTAAGCCAAAATATCGCGGTGGTTGGTGACGATGCGCAATCTATTTATGCCTTCCGAGGTGCCAATATTGAGAATATCCTGAATTTCGAGAAAGACTTTCCAGATTTGAAAGTGATCAAATTGGAGCAGAATTATAGATCGACTCAGAATATCGTCAATGCTGCCAACTCGGTTATTGCCAGAAATAAAGGTCAGATCAAAAAGAAGGTTTGGACAACAAATAATGATGGGAATAGGATTGACCTTATCAAATCAATCTCTGATAACGAAGAAGGTCGGTTCGTGGCCTCTGCCATCTTTGAGCAGAAAAGTCAAAACAACTATAAAAACGAAGATTTCGCCATTCTCTATCGAACGAATAGCCAATCTAGGGCAATTGAAGAATCTTTAAGGAAATCTGGTATTCATTATAAGATTTATGGCGGTTTGTCTTTCTATCAGCGGAAAGAAATCAAAGATTTAATGGCTTACCTGAGGTTTGCCATGAATACTGCTGACGAACAGTCATTTCGTAGAATCATTAACCTTCCAAAACGTGGAATCGGCCCAACTTCTGTTGAAAAGATAGTTGTCGCAGCTTTCGAGCATGACATTCCGCTATGGGAAGTGTTGAACAATGTAAATGCATTTCTGCCGGGAAGGGCTGCTAATGCTGTCAACGATTTCGTAACGCTCATTAAGAGTTTCCAGATTTACGTTCAATCGAAAGATGCTTACGAAACTGCTAGTCATATTGCCAAAAACTCCGGCCTACTCAAAGAGCTTTATGATGATAAGACTGTTGAAGGGCTTAACCGATATGAAAACGTTCAAGAGCTTTTGAACGCAATCAAGGAATTTGTTGAAACGCCCGAGGTTGAAGATAAAAGTCTCGGTGCCTTCTTACAGGATGTAGCCCTATTGACCGATCAGGATAACGAAGATCCAGATAATAAGGATTTTGTGTCGCTAATGACAATCCATTCTTCCAAAGGGTTAGAATTCAAGAACGTGTTTATCGTTGGATTGGAAGAAGACCTTTTTCCATCGCAAATGATGATGAGCAGTCGCGACGACTTAGAGGAAGAGAGAAGACTTTTTTATGTGGCAATTACAAGAGCCAAGGAAAATTTATACTTCTCCTATGCTCTATCACGTTATCGCTATGGAAGGTTGATCAATTGTGAACCTAGTAGATTTATTGAAGAAGTAGACCCTAGTTTCATTTTTGTCAATACTCGGTACGGCAGCAGAGAGCCAAAACTTGGAAGAAATGATGGGCCTCCGGGTTTTAATGCAAATTTTGCAAGGAACTTGATGGCCAATAAAAAATCAGCACCTAAGAAGCCACTGCAGTATCATAAGCCATCGGCCGACTTCAGACCTAGTGATACTTCTGGTCTTCAAGAAGGCATGAAAGTGGAGCATCCGAAATTTGGTTTTGGAAAAGTATCCAAAATGGATACTTCTGGAGCCAATAAAAAAGCCAAAGTTATTTTCGAAGACTTCGGCGAAAAGACATTATTACTCACATTCGCCAAACTAAGGATAGTGGAATAG
- a CDS encoding RrF2 family transcriptional regulator has product MLSKKTQYAFHALTYLADNYSKGPVLISEISQERQISLKFLENILLELKKAGVLGSKKGKGGGYYLIKPADEIALAKIIRVLDGPIALLPCVSLNYYERCENCQEEVCGLNRVMADVRDNTLKVLENKTLKDILRNR; this is encoded by the coding sequence TTGTTATCTAAGAAAACACAATACGCTTTTCACGCTTTAACCTATTTAGCTGATAATTACAGTAAAGGCCCCGTATTGATTTCGGAAATTTCCCAAGAGAGACAGATTTCCTTGAAGTTTTTAGAAAACATCTTACTCGAACTTAAAAAGGCCGGAGTCTTAGGAAGTAAGAAGGGTAAAGGTGGTGGTTATTACCTCATTAAGCCAGCCGATGAAATTGCGCTTGCCAAAATAATCAGGGTTTTGGATGGTCCGATCGCTCTTTTGCCTTGCGTAAGTCTCAACTATTACGAACGATGTGAAAACTGCCAAGAAGAGGTGTGTGGCCTTAATCGAGTAATGGCCGACGTAAGGGATAACACATTAAAAGTTCTAGAGAATAAGACATTAAAAGACATTTTGCGGAACCGTTAG
- a CDS encoding sulfate adenylyltransferase subunit 1 produces MQQFRKGVPEWTIADLKLQWKKERTMAISRNKSVLRIATAGSVDDGKSTLIGRLLYDTNSIETDKLLAIEESSRRKGLDYTDLSLLTDGLVAEREQGITIDVAHIYFSTPSRKFIIADTPGHIEYTRNMVTGASNADLSIVLVDARNGMVEQTYRHLYIAKLLKVPKIVVCVNKMDLVAYSQERFNEIVKDFHTVLDHEEFENVSVDFIPVSSLYGENIASRSNQMEWYLGDVLLTTLEAVDAQQSTDDLPARFPVQHVIRPKSDEFHDYRGYAGRVASGDFRVGDEVSVLPSGLRSKIKSLEKFDGKLNAVSASESVVLRLEDDIDVSRGDMIVKDDLPTGIKQLSADVCWMDSEPLFAGKGYRLQHGINQTRVKVSAISHKLNTSTFDKEIGVSALELNDIGKVSLKLAKPIFADSYAKNRDNGAFILIDEATNNTVGVGFVD; encoded by the coding sequence GTGCAACAATTTCGGAAAGGGGTGCCCGAATGGACGATCGCCGATCTGAAGCTGCAATGGAAAAAAGAAAGAACGATGGCTATTTCTAGAAACAAATCGGTATTACGGATCGCTACGGCAGGTAGCGTAGACGATGGCAAGAGTACTTTAATTGGTCGGCTTTTGTATGATACTAATTCAATCGAGACTGATAAACTTTTAGCGATTGAGGAAAGTAGTAGGCGAAAAGGGCTTGATTATACAGACTTATCTTTACTAACCGACGGTTTGGTGGCCGAAAGAGAACAAGGGATAACTATAGATGTTGCTCATATTTATTTTTCTACCCCGAGCCGAAAGTTCATCATTGCAGATACTCCCGGACATATTGAGTATACTCGAAATATGGTTACTGGTGCTTCCAATGCCGATCTGTCGATCGTGTTAGTGGATGCCCGAAATGGCATGGTGGAGCAAACCTATCGACACCTTTATATTGCCAAACTTTTGAAGGTGCCTAAGATTGTCGTTTGTGTTAATAAAATGGATTTAGTGGCTTATAGCCAAGAAAGATTCAATGAGATCGTCAAGGATTTTCATACTGTTTTGGATCATGAGGAATTTGAGAATGTTTCTGTAGACTTTATTCCAGTAAGCTCTTTATATGGCGAAAATATCGCGTCAAGATCGAACCAAATGGAGTGGTACCTTGGAGATGTCCTACTAACAACTTTAGAAGCTGTCGATGCACAACAATCCACTGATGATCTCCCTGCTCGTTTTCCAGTTCAGCATGTTATTAGGCCCAAATCTGACGAATTTCATGATTACAGAGGCTACGCTGGGAGGGTAGCGAGTGGTGATTTTCGTGTTGGAGATGAAGTCAGTGTTTTACCTTCAGGCTTAAGGTCTAAAATCAAAAGCTTGGAAAAGTTTGATGGGAAATTAAATGCCGTTTCCGCAAGTGAATCAGTGGTTTTAAGACTTGAAGATGATATCGATGTTAGTCGGGGTGATATGATTGTGAAAGACGATTTACCCACGGGTATTAAGCAGTTAAGTGCCGATGTTTGTTGGATGGATAGTGAGCCTTTATTTGCTGGTAAAGGCTACAGACTGCAACATGGTATCAATCAAACCAGGGTTAAAGTGTCCGCGATAAGTCACAAACTCAATACATCTACTTTTGACAAAGAGATCGGTGTATCTGCACTTGAATTGAACGATATAGGAAAAGTTTCACTCAAATTAGCAAAACCTATTTTCGCCGATTCTTATGCAAAGAATCGAGATAATGGTGCTTTTATTTTAATTGATGAGGCAACTAATAATACGGTAGGGGTCGGTTTTGTAGACTAA
- the murA gene encoding UDP-N-acetylglucosamine 1-carboxyvinyltransferase: MSSFVIEGGTRLSGEIIPQGAKNEALQILCAVLLTPETVTIHKVPDIRDVNKLIELLADMGVEVKHLSGESYSFCAKDVDIDYLETDEFRKKASSLRGSIMILGPLLARFGKGKISKPGGDKIGRRRLDTHFIGFQKLGARFLYEAETGMYHIDASDLKGTYMLLDEASVTGTANILMAAVLAKGKTTIYNAACEPYLQQLSKMLNRMGAKITGVGSNLLHIEGVEALAGTDHTMLPDMIEIGSFIGMAAMTQSEITIKDCQIPELGLIPETFRRLGIKMEFRGDDIYVPAQENYEIETFIDGSIMTIADAIWPGLTPDLLSIVLVVAAQAKGTVLVHQKMFESRLFFVDKLIDMGAQIILCDPHRATVIGLNRQQKLKGIRMTSPDIRAGQALLIAALSAEGTSVIDNVEQIDRGYQHIDTRLNALGAKIERIE; encoded by the coding sequence ATGTCCTCATTTGTCATTGAAGGTGGCACCAGACTTTCAGGGGAAATTATTCCTCAAGGTGCAAAAAATGAAGCATTACAAATCCTATGTGCGGTTCTCCTAACTCCGGAAACCGTTACTATCCATAAAGTACCGGACATCCGTGATGTCAATAAACTCATAGAGCTGCTGGCTGATATGGGTGTGGAAGTGAAACACCTCTCTGGCGAGAGCTACTCTTTTTGTGCTAAAGATGTTGATATAGACTATCTCGAAACTGACGAGTTTAGAAAAAAAGCTTCTTCTCTACGTGGGTCGATTATGATCTTAGGGCCTCTGTTGGCTCGATTTGGAAAGGGTAAAATCTCTAAACCTGGTGGAGATAAGATAGGCCGAAGAAGACTAGACACTCATTTTATTGGGTTTCAAAAACTTGGGGCAAGATTTTTATACGAAGCTGAAACGGGCATGTACCATATCGATGCTTCAGACTTAAAAGGCACTTACATGCTTTTGGATGAAGCTTCTGTTACAGGTACGGCCAATATTCTTATGGCAGCTGTCTTAGCCAAAGGCAAAACCACCATTTATAATGCAGCCTGTGAGCCTTATTTACAGCAGTTATCTAAGATGTTGAACAGAATGGGCGCCAAAATCACAGGCGTTGGTTCAAATCTACTACATATTGAAGGTGTTGAGGCCCTAGCCGGAACAGACCACACCATGCTACCTGATATGATTGAAATTGGGTCTTTCATTGGTATGGCTGCCATGACACAATCAGAAATCACGATCAAAGATTGCCAAATTCCAGAGCTTGGTCTTATTCCAGAAACTTTTAGAAGACTTGGGATTAAAATGGAGTTTCGAGGCGATGATATTTATGTACCTGCACAAGAGAACTATGAGATAGAAACTTTCATCGATGGTTCTATCATGACAATTGCCGATGCCATATGGCCTGGTTTAACGCCAGACTTACTGAGCATTGTATTAGTCGTTGCTGCGCAGGCAAAAGGCACCGTTTTAGTGCATCAAAAGATGTTTGAAAGTCGCCTATTTTTTGTAGATAAGCTCATTGACATGGGTGCTCAAATTATCCTTTGTGACCCACACAGAGCGACTGTTATTGGTCTTAATAGGCAGCAAAAGTTAAAAGGAATTCGAATGACTTCCCCTGATATTAGGGCGGGTCAGGCACTATTAATCGCTGCATTATCCGCGGAAGGTACTAGTGTAATTGATAACGTGGAACAAATCGATCGGGGTTATCAGCATATAGATACTAGGCTAAATGCACTTGGTGCTAAAATCGAGCGTATCGAATAA
- a CDS encoding DUF4290 domain-containing protein produces MGLEYNTERTDVRLKEYGRNIQKLVNHIRTIEDDEKRSAYAQTLTDLMKQINPNLKANVDSDQKVWDDLYIISNFDLAIDAPFPMPEKSAIGKKPQRVAYKSSKIRYMHYGRSVEIMIEQAIQMEDPESKKSAVIHIGRLMKGFYNTWNKDNIDDEIILKQIKQLSNNQLDIPIEEVKEFGLFNNNIKEKRHHNRDNRGDRDKKHHNRRRGNNNRRRN; encoded by the coding sequence ATGGGATTAGAATACAATACAGAACGAACTGACGTAAGGCTAAAAGAATATGGCCGCAATATTCAAAAGTTAGTTAACCACATAAGAACCATCGAGGACGACGAGAAAAGAAGTGCTTATGCACAAACGCTCACGGACCTTATGAAACAGATCAACCCTAATCTAAAGGCAAATGTCGATAGCGATCAGAAAGTATGGGATGATCTATATATCATTTCCAATTTCGACTTAGCCATAGATGCTCCTTTCCCAATGCCAGAAAAGTCGGCTATTGGTAAAAAACCACAAAGAGTAGCTTACAAGAGCTCAAAAATCAGATATATGCACTATGGAAGAAGTGTTGAGATCATGATTGAGCAGGCTATCCAAATGGAAGATCCTGAATCAAAAAAGTCGGCGGTTATCCATATCGGTAGGCTAATGAAAGGCTTCTACAATACTTGGAATAAGGATAATATCGATGATGAAATCATCCTCAAGCAGATCAAACAACTTTCGAACAATCAACTCGATATCCCAATCGAAGAAGTGAAAGAATTCGGTCTTTTCAACAATAACATCAAAGAGAAAAGACATCATAACCGCGACAATAGAGGCGATCGCGATAAAAAACATCACAACCGAAGAAGAGGTAATAACAATAGACGCAGAAACTAA
- a CDS encoding phosphoadenylyl-sulfate reductase, giving the protein MIEELKSSLKEKSFEEGLRFVANQYPGKVVFSSAFGQEDQAIAHAIFKNDIDVKVFTLDTGRLFKETYELIDQTRSRYKKPISVYYPNTANVEQLVTEKGMHSFYNSVASRKECCFVRKVEPLKRALEGASVWITGLRSGQSVNREEFEQVEWDEQNKVIKYNPILDWTYDQLLDYLKENNVPYNKLHDQGFISIGCAPCTRAITAGEDSRAGRWWWETSQKECGLHQLKTA; this is encoded by the coding sequence ATGATCGAAGAACTTAAGAGTAGCCTAAAAGAAAAATCTTTTGAGGAAGGGTTAAGGTTTGTAGCAAATCAGTACCCTGGTAAAGTCGTTTTCTCATCAGCCTTTGGTCAGGAAGATCAAGCAATAGCACATGCGATTTTCAAAAATGATATCGATGTTAAGGTTTTTACCTTGGATACAGGTAGGCTTTTCAAAGAGACCTATGAATTGATCGATCAGACTCGATCTAGATATAAAAAACCAATTTCGGTTTACTACCCCAATACGGCGAATGTTGAGCAGTTAGTGACAGAAAAAGGGATGCACAGTTTCTACAATTCGGTAGCATCGAGGAAGGAATGTTGCTTCGTAAGAAAAGTAGAGCCGCTAAAACGTGCCTTGGAAGGGGCTTCTGTTTGGATTACAGGACTACGCTCTGGTCAATCTGTGAATAGAGAAGAATTTGAGCAAGTTGAATGGGATGAGCAAAATAAGGTTATCAAGTACAACCCTATTTTGGATTGGACATATGATCAACTTCTTGATTATCTAAAGGAGAATAATGTGCCCTACAATAAGTTGCACGACCAAGGATTTATAAGCATCGGTTGTGCACCTTGTACAAGAGCTATCACAGCAGGAGAGGATTCTAGAGCCGGACGTTGGTGGTGGGAAACATCACAGAAGGAATGCGGACTGCATCAATTAAAAACAGCCTAA